Proteins encoded within one genomic window of Terriglobus sp. TAA 43:
- a CDS encoding 2,3,4,5-tetrahydropyridine-2,6-dicarboxylate N-succinyltransferase: protein MPLNDLEQRIEHAFSLGASAAADPNSLIAFNELRDALEAGTLRSAEPDATSPIGWKVNAWVKRGILLGFRLGNLIEMSAGSFVDKHTYPARTFAPEQGIRVVPGGSSVRAGAYLAKSVVMMPPAYVNVGAFVDEGTMVDSHALVGSCAQIGKRVHLSAAAQIGGVLEPVNATPVIIENDVLVGGNTGVYEGTIVRSKAVLAAGTILTRGTPVYDVVNNTVIKATAETPLIIPSGAVVVPGSRAITKPGAEGLSVYTPVIVKYRDEKTELSLALEDLLR from the coding sequence ATGCCTTTGAATGATCTGGAACAGCGCATCGAGCATGCGTTTTCGCTTGGCGCATCTGCTGCCGCCGACCCGAACTCTCTCATCGCCTTCAACGAACTCCGCGACGCTCTGGAAGCCGGAACTCTCCGCTCCGCCGAACCCGACGCCACCAGCCCCATCGGCTGGAAGGTGAATGCGTGGGTCAAGCGTGGCATCCTGCTGGGCTTCCGTCTCGGCAACCTGATCGAGATGTCCGCGGGTTCCTTCGTCGACAAGCACACCTATCCCGCCCGCACTTTCGCTCCCGAACAGGGCATCCGGGTTGTTCCCGGCGGATCCAGCGTCCGCGCAGGCGCATACCTCGCAAAATCGGTCGTGATGATGCCGCCCGCATACGTCAACGTAGGTGCCTTCGTTGATGAAGGCACCATGGTCGACTCGCACGCCCTCGTCGGCTCCTGCGCCCAGATTGGAAAGCGTGTTCACCTGAGCGCCGCTGCACAGATCGGTGGCGTTCTGGAACCTGTGAACGCGACGCCCGTCATCATTGAGAACGACGTACTGGTTGGCGGCAACACCGGCGTCTACGAAGGAACGATCGTGCGCAGCAAGGCCGTTCTGGCCGCTGGAACCATCCTGACGCGCGGCACACCGGTCTATGACGTGGTGAACAACACCGTCATCAAGGCGACGGCAGAGACTCCTCTGATCATCCCGTCGGGCGCAGTTGTCGTTCCCGGATCACGCGCCATCACCAAACCCGGCGCGGAGGGCCTCAGCGTGTACACTCCCGTCATCGTGAAGTATCGCGACGAGAAGACAGAGCTTTCGCTCGCGCTGGAAGACCTGCTGCGCTAA
- a CDS encoding TMEM175 family protein produces the protein MLRTLLHDDHEHYDSDGFRLRGLGFSRLDGFSDVVFGFALTLLVVSLEVPRDFGELHHLLAGFVPFGVSFLLLMLVWFGHFNIFRRLGTHDAGTLWLNGMLLFVILFYVYPLKFLFLSAFGQSGQLEIGKMQELVVLYAGGFATIYYLFAALYANGYRQREALQFTPLERGLTRNFILEESGTATIGVLVCIVAVTMPGRAATACLLFLLIAPWKSYMGYRCGHLKRSMDAQADAIQQPQTE, from the coding sequence ATGCTGCGAACGCTGTTGCACGACGACCACGAGCATTACGACAGTGACGGCTTTCGCCTGCGGGGACTTGGCTTTTCACGCCTCGACGGATTCTCTGACGTTGTCTTTGGCTTTGCACTCACGCTGCTCGTCGTCTCGCTGGAAGTCCCACGCGATTTTGGCGAGCTGCATCATCTTCTGGCGGGGTTTGTTCCCTTTGGCGTGAGCTTTCTCCTGTTGATGCTGGTGTGGTTCGGCCACTTCAACATCTTCCGCCGCCTTGGGACACACGATGCTGGAACGCTCTGGCTGAACGGCATGCTGCTGTTCGTCATCCTGTTTTATGTCTATCCGTTGAAGTTCCTGTTTCTGTCGGCCTTCGGACAGAGCGGCCAATTGGAAATCGGCAAGATGCAGGAACTAGTGGTGCTGTATGCGGGCGGCTTCGCCACCATCTACTACCTGTTCGCCGCGCTATACGCCAACGGCTATCGTCAGCGAGAGGCGCTGCAATTTACGCCGTTGGAACGAGGGCTAACGCGCAACTTCATCCTGGAAGAAAGCGGAACAGCAACCATTGGTGTGCTGGTCTGCATTGTGGCCGTCACCATGCCCGGACGCGCTGCGACCGCCTGCCTGCTGTTCCTGCTCATCGCCCCGTGGAAAAGCTACATGGGCTATCGCTGCGGTCACCTGAAGCGATCCATGGACGCCCAGGCGGATGCAATCCAACAACCGCAAACTGAGTAG